In the Podospora bellae-mahoneyi strain CBS 112042 chromosome 4, whole genome shotgun sequence genome, one interval contains:
- the VVD gene encoding Vivid protein light receptor (EggNog:ENOG503PD4D; COG:T): protein MSNQVNTWEGNSWEGRAIEHYGGRQLDTQIYDPIIFPGLYSNSGLDIMSVLQISLHSRPNPQVDIGAVDMSCPIIVCDLLRPDQPIIYASDSFLELTGYNRPEVLERNCRFMQAPGGQVKPKSARKYVDEKTIKKMRKSVDRNSELQIPVTNFKKDGQKFTNYLTIIPLQFNSHQFNISVGFQCEMDG from the exons ATGAGCAACCAGGTCAATACATGGGAAGGCAACTCGTGGGAGGGTCGTGCTATCGAG CACTATGGTGGCCGGCAGTTGGACACGCAAATCTACGATCCCATCATCTTTCCTGGGCTGTATTCCAACAGCGGTCTTGACATCATGTCGGTGCTG CAGATCTCTCTCCACTCAAGACCAAACCCCCAGGTGGACATTGGAGCTGTCGACATGTCGTGCCCCATCATCGTCTGCGACCTCTTGCGACCCGACCAGCCCATCATCTACGCATCAGACTCCTTCCTGGAACTGACAGGATACAACCGACCAGAGGTACTGGAGAGAAACTGCCGGTTCATGCAGGCCCCTGGTGGGCAAGTCAAGCCCAAATCGGCACGAAAATATGTCGACGAAAAGACAATCAAGAAGATGCGGAAGTCGGTCGACCGGAACTCTGAGCTGCAGATCCCAGTCACCAACTTCAAGAAAGATGGTCAAAAATTCACCAACTACCTGACCATTATTCCGCTACAGTTCAACAGCCACCAGTTCAACATCTCGGTCGGGTTTCAGTGCGAGATGGACGGATGA